One stretch of Oceanipulchritudo coccoides DNA includes these proteins:
- the panD gene encoding aspartate 1-decarboxylase gives MNRILLKSKIHRATVTDADLNYTGSISLGPEFLEAADLLEFEQVDIYNCNNGERFHTYVILGQPGEVCLNGAAARKVQPGDIVIIASYAEYEDSEAKAHKPTLIYVDDKNSILKD, from the coding sequence ATGAATCGTATTTTACTAAAATCAAAAATCCATCGGGCCACGGTGACTGACGCTGACCTGAACTACACCGGATCCATTTCCCTCGGACCGGAGTTTCTGGAAGCGGCCGACCTGCTGGAGTTTGAACAGGTCGACATCTATAACTGTAACAATGGCGAGCGTTTCCATACGTATGTTATCCTTGGTCAACCCGGCGAAGTTTGCCTCAACGGTGCTGCTGCGCGAAAGGTACAGCCGGGGGATATTGTTATTATCGCAAGTTACGCGGAGTATGAGGATAGCGAGGCAAAGGCCCATAAGCCGACCCTCATCTACGTCGACGATAAGAACTCCATTTTGAAGGATTAA
- the panC gene encoding pantoate--beta-alanine ligase → MMKQLANINSLKDWRRSIGTGSVGFVPTMGALHAGHGKLIEQSCAENEKTLVSIFVNPTQFNDQNDCATYPQPLKEDLELCEKAGVDAVFLPQRRELYPDNYTYRVIENEESTVLEGESRPEHFDGVLTVVMKLLILANANKAYFGEKDWQQLKLVRGMAGAYFLDTEVVGVPTVREEDGLALSSRNVRLSASARMLAPEFHRVLSTAMDCAMARLELESLGFDVEYVDERDGRRLGAVQLEGVRLIDNVQAME, encoded by the coding sequence ATTATGAAACAACTCGCAAACATTAATTCACTCAAGGACTGGCGGCGCTCAATTGGCACCGGATCGGTTGGATTTGTCCCAACGATGGGGGCCCTTCATGCCGGTCACGGAAAACTGATTGAGCAGTCCTGCGCGGAGAATGAAAAGACGCTGGTCAGCATTTTTGTCAACCCGACCCAGTTCAATGACCAGAATGACTGTGCAACTTATCCGCAACCCTTGAAGGAAGATCTGGAGTTGTGTGAAAAGGCAGGGGTGGATGCGGTTTTTCTGCCTCAGCGCCGCGAACTTTACCCGGACAATTACACCTACCGGGTCATAGAAAATGAAGAGAGTACTGTCCTTGAGGGGGAAAGCCGCCCGGAGCATTTTGACGGGGTCCTGACCGTTGTCATGAAACTCCTGATACTGGCCAATGCCAACAAGGCTTACTTCGGGGAAAAGGACTGGCAGCAACTCAAACTTGTCAGGGGAATGGCTGGTGCGTATTTTCTTGATACGGAGGTTGTTGGCGTTCCAACCGTGAGGGAAGAGGACGGACTCGCCTTGAGCAGTCGCAACGTCCGCCTTTCCGCCTCCGCACGCATGCTGGCGCCTGAGTTTCACCGGGTTCTTTCCACGGCAATGGATTGTGCCATGGCACGCCTTGAATTGGAATCGCTCGGCTTTGATGTTGAGTATGTCGATGAGCGTGATGGCCGCCGCCTGGGGGCCGTCCAGTTGGAGGGGGTCCGGTTGATCGATAATGTTCAGGCGATGGAATAG
- a CDS encoding type III pantothenate kinase has product MILCFDIGNTDIYGGVCEGRELVAEFRKANHFHPSADEFGVFVRQILSSKGVKLESLKAVAVASVVPDCIGMVREAARSYLGIDPLILKAGVKTGLKIRTNNPSEVGADRIANAIAAVELYPAMDRIVVDMGTATTFCAINQKDEYLGGVICAGMGLSMKALAQNTAKLPYVDLVRPGNCLGKTTVESIQNGLYFSHLGLIREVVGRLKEEAFEGREPVVIGTGGHAGFFREESLLSAYVPDLVLRGLCRAVELNSTL; this is encoded by the coding sequence ATGATCTTGTGTTTTGATATTGGCAACACCGACATCTACGGCGGCGTTTGCGAGGGGCGGGAGTTGGTTGCGGAATTCCGCAAGGCCAACCACTTCCATCCGAGCGCTGATGAGTTTGGTGTATTTGTCCGGCAAATACTTTCGTCCAAAGGCGTGAAGCTGGAATCGCTGAAGGCGGTCGCGGTGGCCTCTGTTGTCCCCGATTGCATTGGAATGGTGAGGGAGGCGGCACGTTCGTATCTGGGGATTGATCCCTTGATCCTTAAGGCTGGTGTGAAAACCGGCTTGAAGATTCGCACGAATAACCCGTCTGAGGTCGGCGCGGACCGGATTGCGAATGCTATTGCCGCTGTGGAACTATACCCGGCAATGGACCGTATTGTTGTCGACATGGGGACAGCGACAACCTTCTGCGCGATCAACCAGAAGGATGAATATCTTGGTGGTGTGATCTGTGCGGGGATGGGTCTTTCGATGAAGGCCCTGGCCCAGAACACGGCCAAGTTGCCGTATGTGGATCTTGTCCGACCAGGCAATTGCCTTGGAAAGACAACCGTGGAGAGTATTCAAAACGGGCTCTATTTCAGCCATCTTGGATTAATCCGTGAGGTGGTTGGCCGCCTAAAGGAAGAAGCCTTCGAAGGTCGTGAACCGGTTGTCATTGGAACTGGTGGCCACGCTGGATTCTTTCGTGAGGAATCTTTGTTATCGGCCTATGTGCCTGATCTTGTCCTGCGCGGGCTTTGTCGTGCAGTCGAATTAAACTCAACCCTTTAA
- a CDS encoding NADH-quinone oxidoreductase subunit N — protein METETLQSVVSTNQWGALLPEIILGCFAVLILFVDLLAPRTRPHLSSLSILAQLIAGAVLILGMQANASRDGAEVLFAGLIAQESTADWMRLFFLLSSIIITHLGSVFLKKQKLAHVEFYHLVLIVSAAFMLLVQTHHFISLFVVLETLTVGFYILVAYKRDSRLSLEAGLKYLIMAAFSSGIFLFGVALLYGAASNPALPMTATSPLNFSELTAFISASNDLFNNSTNYMVLFGSVLVLTGIAFKIGVVPFQIWIPDVYQGAPTPVTAFLAVSSKAAGFYLLYLLLRGPFAALEHVTVPLLTVIAILTLLFGNIAALGQRNVKRVMGMSGVAHAGILLMGLLASLTVDWAFAAVLFYLVTYALASFGVFEVMVHVAESNDADQDLDLYDNLLKKDPYLGGILLISLGSLAGIPPLAGFIAKLLVFIAAFQAGLYPVLGVALAGVVISIYYYFGWMRSAAMGNPYLAEDAAKAITSPALSARLVMGLLAGATILFGFYQGFFAF, from the coding sequence ATGGAAACTGAAACCCTTCAATCCGTTGTCAGCACCAACCAATGGGGTGCGCTCCTGCCGGAAATCATTCTTGGTTGCTTTGCCGTCCTGATCCTTTTCGTCGACTTGCTTGCACCCAGGACCCGACCTCATTTATCCAGCCTGTCCATTCTGGCGCAATTGATTGCTGGAGCAGTCCTTATTCTGGGAATGCAGGCAAATGCGTCCCGTGATGGGGCAGAGGTTCTCTTTGCGGGCCTGATTGCCCAGGAAAGTACAGCGGACTGGATGCGCCTTTTCTTCCTGCTGTCCTCAATCATCATCACGCACTTGGGATCAGTATTCCTGAAAAAGCAGAAGTTGGCCCATGTTGAATTCTATCATCTCGTCCTGATTGTCTCAGCTGCGTTCATGCTGCTAGTGCAGACGCACCACTTTATCTCCCTTTTTGTTGTCCTCGAAACCCTGACGGTTGGTTTCTACATCCTGGTCGCCTACAAACGCGACAGCCGCCTGTCACTCGAAGCCGGACTCAAGTATTTGATCATGGCGGCTTTCAGTTCAGGGATTTTCCTCTTCGGGGTTGCCCTCCTTTATGGAGCTGCCAGTAATCCGGCCCTCCCCATGACGGCTACCAGCCCGCTGAATTTTTCCGAGCTCACGGCCTTCATCAGCGCCTCGAATGATTTGTTCAACAACAGCACCAACTACATGGTCCTTTTTGGATCAGTGCTCGTCCTAACCGGGATCGCTTTCAAAATCGGGGTTGTTCCATTTCAAATCTGGATTCCGGATGTCTATCAAGGCGCACCGACACCGGTGACCGCATTCCTTGCCGTCTCTTCCAAGGCCGCCGGGTTCTATCTGCTTTACCTGCTTCTGCGGGGTCCATTTGCGGCCCTTGAGCATGTCACGGTTCCCCTGCTGACCGTCATTGCCATCCTGACGCTCCTTTTCGGCAACATTGCTGCACTCGGGCAACGGAATGTGAAGCGCGTCATGGGCATGTCCGGTGTGGCGCATGCCGGTATCCTGCTTATGGGCTTGCTCGCCTCCCTGACAGTCGACTGGGCCTTTGCCGCGGTATTATTCTATCTGGTCACTTACGCCCTCGCGTCCTTTGGCGTCTTTGAGGTGATGGTCCATGTGGCAGAAAGCAACGATGCCGACCAGGATCTCGACCTGTACGACAACCTGCTCAAGAAGGATCCCTATCTGGGCGGAATCCTCCTCATCAGCCTCGGTTCGCTGGCTGGAATCCCGCCATTGGCAGGCTTTATTGCCAAGCTATTGGTCTTTATCGCAGCGTTTCAGGCCGGGCTTTACCCTGTGCTCGGAGTAGCGCTGGCTGGGGTTGTGATTTCCATTTACTACTACTTCGGCTGGATGCGGTCCGCCGCCATGGGAAATCCCTATCTCGCGGAGGATGCTGCCAAGGCCATTACTTCACCGGCTTTAAGCGCACGCCTGGTCATGGGCCTGCTCGCCGGGGCAACCATCCTTTTCGGATTCTACCAGGGCTTCTTCGCGTTCTAG
- a CDS encoding FitA-like ribbon-helix-helix domain-containing protein, with protein MTIRNVPDETYKGLQEMARANHRSLQEQVRLMLTEEVELRNPSVCEQAAAYRAHLSGRNPAKTVIEDLREDRSR; from the coding sequence ATGACGATACGGAATGTGCCTGATGAAACCTACAAGGGTCTACAGGAGATGGCCCGGGCTAACCACAGGAGCCTTCAGGAGCAGGTGCGGCTCATGCTCACCGAGGAAGTCGAGCTGAGAAATCCGTCTGTGTGCGAGCAGGCGGCCGCCTACCGGGCCCACTTATCCGGGCGAAATCCTGCCAAGACAGTCATTGAAGACCTTCGAGAAGACCGTTCACGATGA
- a CDS encoding type II toxin-antitoxin system VapC family toxin, whose product MIAVVDTSAVLRMFIPDGPIPDGLEAFFRGVETGANLAIAPELLLVEALNVVVKKHRREELTTEEAESLMSLLRQMPIRYYGHLPYGSRACHLAIETGLSGYDAIFLALALDRGVPLFTADHQLEAVASRKGIGRPRG is encoded by the coding sequence ATGATTGCTGTTGTTGATACTTCAGCAGTGCTTCGGATGTTTATTCCGGACGGGCCCATTCCCGATGGGTTAGAAGCTTTTTTCCGAGGCGTTGAGACTGGGGCCAATTTGGCCATTGCCCCGGAGTTGCTGCTGGTGGAAGCCCTGAATGTCGTGGTTAAGAAGCATCGCCGGGAAGAGTTGACGACTGAAGAGGCAGAAAGCCTGATGAGCTTACTCCGGCAAATGCCCATCCGCTATTACGGGCACCTGCCATACGGTTCCCGGGCCTGCCATCTGGCCATCGAAACCGGACTCTCGGGCTATGATGCAATTTTTCTGGCCCTTGCCCTTGATCGGGGGGTGCCATTGTTTACTGCTGATCATCAACTGGAGGCTGTTGCGTCCAGAAAAGGAATCGGCCGGCCTCGGGGCTAG
- a CDS encoding complex I subunit 4 family protein — MTQHLPIASTGGMCDFFRTIGESYPVLHSYLVIFAIAIPLIMALSLAVSGKLPASVVKVSGILGFLVPGLISLWLAGVYLSSGYNGLYAFPVIADLGLEQFGIRLHLGLNGLALPFYVLSGIVGLAAGLYAVQSGVERLRLMLILLLIMQAGLMGVFSSVDILFFYFFHEFALIPTFVMIAIWGRSGRRAVALEVTIYLTLGAMITLAGLIALYIFSGASDFNMIALRDAVVAAPRQGTIFGLLLIGFGVLVSLFPFHTWAPRAYATAPAPAAMLHAGVLKKFGLYGLIQIAYPILPQGVADWAPLLLILALGNVLIIGFVTMAQRDLKLMLGNASVMHMGYAFLGLYAYSSIGIGAAVLMLFAHGLSVALLFLLADVVEKRGGTCDMEEIGGLGQKAPVLMSLFVAAMLASIGLPGFANFWGELGIFVSLFATATPWALYLALIGILISAIYGLRAIASVFFGEEKGELSGGDISWREKIPALLLLAFLLLIGIWPKLLSDPVNESVTRTFADSAPTMVVPSGEFSLTK; from the coding sequence GCGATCGCGATTCCCCTGATCATGGCCCTTTCGCTGGCTGTTTCAGGCAAGCTTCCTGCAAGCGTCGTGAAAGTGAGCGGGATTCTGGGTTTTCTTGTTCCCGGTCTGATCAGTCTCTGGCTGGCGGGTGTTTACCTCTCCAGTGGTTACAACGGACTTTATGCGTTTCCTGTCATTGCCGACCTTGGGCTTGAACAATTTGGGATTCGCCTCCATCTCGGCCTCAACGGTCTGGCCCTGCCATTTTATGTCCTCTCCGGGATTGTTGGTTTGGCGGCTGGCCTTTACGCCGTGCAGAGCGGTGTTGAACGCCTGCGCCTGATGTTGATTCTTTTGCTGATCATGCAGGCTGGCCTGATGGGGGTTTTCTCCTCGGTGGATATTCTCTTCTTCTATTTTTTCCACGAATTCGCCCTTATTCCGACCTTTGTCATGATTGCCATCTGGGGCCGTTCCGGTCGCCGGGCGGTTGCGCTTGAAGTGACGATCTACCTCACCCTTGGTGCGATGATCACCCTGGCCGGCTTGATTGCCCTCTACATTTTCAGTGGAGCCAGCGATTTCAACATGATTGCCCTTCGTGACGCGGTTGTTGCCGCTCCCCGGCAGGGAACAATCTTTGGCCTGTTGCTGATCGGGTTTGGTGTCCTTGTTTCCCTTTTCCCTTTTCACACCTGGGCTCCCCGGGCCTATGCGACTGCGCCTGCGCCTGCAGCAATGCTGCATGCCGGTGTGCTTAAGAAGTTCGGGCTTTATGGCTTGATCCAGATTGCCTATCCCATCCTGCCACAGGGTGTAGCTGACTGGGCACCGCTCCTTCTCATTCTGGCGCTTGGTAACGTGCTTATAATCGGTTTTGTGACCATGGCCCAGCGTGACCTGAAGTTGATGCTTGGGAATGCCTCGGTCATGCACATGGGATACGCCTTTCTCGGACTGTACGCCTATTCGAGCATTGGTATCGGGGCCGCTGTCCTGATGCTGTTTGCGCACGGACTTTCAGTTGCCTTGCTGTTCCTCCTTGCGGATGTCGTCGAGAAACGCGGTGGGACCTGTGACATGGAAGAAATAGGAGGACTTGGGCAGAAGGCACCGGTCCTCATGAGTTTGTTTGTTGCGGCCATGCTGGCCAGTATCGGCCTGCCGGGATTTGCCAATTTCTGGGGCGAGCTTGGAATCTTTGTTTCGCTCTTTGCCACCGCCACACCGTGGGCGCTATATCTGGCCCTGATCGGAATCCTCATTTCCGCAATTTACGGATTACGGGCAATCGCTTCCGTCTTCTTCGGAGAGGAAAAGGGCGAGCTATCCGGCGGCGACATCAGCTGGCGCGAGAAAATACCGGCCCTCCTGTTGCTTGCATTTCTTTTACTCATCGGGATCTGGCCCAAGCTCTTGTCAGATCCTGTCAATGAAAGTGTCACCCGAACCTTTGCCGATAGTGCTCCCACGATGGTTGTCCCTTCCGGTGAGTTTTCCCTGACCAAATAA
- the panB gene encoding 3-methyl-2-oxobutanoate hydroxymethyltransferase — MKSVTDFSRYHSEGQPISMVTCYDAWSARLIAETNVDAVLVGDSVAMVMHGHPSTVHATTDMMASHTAAVRRGIGDRFVTTDIPFPEHRKGLRGAMESVDTIMKAGANAVKIEGAQGHLDVIRHIVQSGVPVMGHLGLTPQSVNLMGGYRVQGREAAAAQQIELDALALQEAGVYALVLECVPAELAARVTESLSIPTIGIGSGPSCSGQILVLQDLLGMNLGFKPKFLRTYAEGSQNIMHALNSYNEDVKAGSFPSLEESFHYETTRKH; from the coding sequence ATGAAGAGTGTGACCGACTTTTCCCGCTACCATTCCGAAGGGCAGCCCATTTCCATGGTGACCTGCTACGATGCATGGAGCGCCCGACTGATTGCGGAAACCAACGTGGATGCGGTCCTTGTGGGCGACAGCGTGGCCATGGTCATGCACGGGCATCCGTCAACTGTTCACGCGACCACCGATATGATGGCGAGCCACACGGCGGCGGTCCGGCGCGGAATCGGCGATCGCTTTGTAACCACCGACATCCCCTTCCCTGAGCATCGCAAGGGTCTCCGGGGCGCGATGGAGTCAGTGGACACGATCATGAAGGCGGGGGCAAATGCTGTGAAAATTGAAGGGGCCCAAGGGCATCTCGATGTGATCCGGCACATTGTCCAGAGCGGTGTCCCCGTCATGGGGCATTTGGGACTGACGCCGCAATCCGTTAATCTAATGGGCGGTTACCGGGTTCAGGGAAGAGAGGCCGCCGCCGCTCAGCAAATTGAACTGGATGCCCTGGCTCTTCAGGAGGCTGGTGTATACGCCTTGGTCCTGGAATGTGTTCCGGCAGAGCTGGCTGCCCGCGTGACAGAGTCGTTGAGCATCCCGACAATCGGGATAGGTTCAGGTCCCTCCTGCAGTGGACAGATTCTGGTTCTGCAAGATCTCCTGGGCATGAACCTTGGTTTCAAACCGAAGTTCCTCAGGACGTATGCCGAAGGATCTCAAAATATCATGCACGCGCTGAATAGCTATAACGAGGACGTGAAAGCGGGCTCATTCCCTTCACTGGAGGAAAGTTTTCATTATGAAACAACTCGCAAACATTAA